The sequence CAAGGGCCGCCACGACCCCTGCGTCGGCATCCGCGCGGTGCCGGTAGCCGAGGCGATGATGGCCTGCGTGGTTTTGGACCATCTGTTGCTGCACCGCGGCCAGATCGGTGAAAACCAGGGCCGGATTGGCTAGATTTTAGGCTCTAAAAGGGACGATTTTGCGTTTTCCAAGGGCGAAGTTTGCAGCTGCATGCTTCGCCTTTTTTGCCGCTCAACCGTGCTCGCCCGCGCATTGGCTGTGGTCGCCGAGCGCGGTCAGCACCTTGCAGCAGCCGCCGTTGCCGCCATCGCACAGGTGGCTGATCCGTTCCAGCTCGGTCGCCAGTTGCTCCAGCTTGCGGATCCGGTCGCGGACATTGGCCAGCTGGCTGCGGGCAATCCGGTCGGCTTCGGCGCAGTCATCGCCCAGATGCCCGTCCAGGCCCATCAACGCCTTGATGTCCT is a genomic window of Leisingera caerulea DSM 24564 containing:
- a CDS encoding MerR family transcriptional regulator → MFSIGQLSKATGVKVPTIRYYEEVGLLPQPGRNAGNQRRYGQDGMDALGFIKHARDLGFSLEDIKALMGLDGHLGDDCAEADRIARSQLANVRDRIRKLEQLATELERISHLCDGGNGGCCKVLTALGDHSQCAGEHG